GCCAGGTGAACGCCGCGCACGCCGCGACCGCGCCCAGGGTCGAGGGGATGCGGGCGTCGTCGTCCACCGCCAACCCGCCGCCGGGGCGGATAGCGCGGGTCGCGGCGACGGCACCATAGGCCAGCAGGAACACCACGCCGAACCACGTCATCACCGTGATCGCGGCGGGCGCGGACTCGACCAGTACCCCCACCCCTGCCACCCCGAGCAGGATCAGGATCGCCTCCGAGAGGATGCAGAACATCACGATCGGCACCATCGCCACGTCGCCTCGGATCGAGCGTTGGAGGATGTAGGCGTTCTGTGCGCCGACGGCGGCGATGAGCCCGAGGCCCATGCCGGCGCCCATGAGAAGGGTGGAAGTGGTGGTCACGCCCTCACGCTAGGTCCGCCGCGTCAGTAGTGCGACTACAGTTTGTCCGCTAGCATTAGATCTACTTATGCATGCACTTCACCTGGACCAGCTGCGGACCCTCGCCGCCGTCGTGGACCTCGGTTCGTTCGACGCCGCCGCCACCCAGCTGCACATCACCCAGTCGGCGGTGTCCCAGCGCATCCGCGCACTGGAGGACTCGGCCGGCCGCATCCTGGTCCGCCGGGACCGCCCGGTCACGGCGACCGAGTCCGGCGAGACGGTCCTCAGGACCGCGCGGCAGATGCTCCACCTGGAGGAGTCACTGTCCCGCGAGTTCGACGGTCCGGACACCCCGGCCGGGCACGTGGTCCTGGCGGTGGCGTGCAACTCCGACTCGCTGGCCACCTGGTTCCTCGACGCGATGACCGAAGTCCACTCCTCCGGCCGGGTGGTCTTCGACCTCCGCCGCGAGGACGAGTCGTTGTCCTCCGATCTCCTCCGGCGGGGCGAGGTGATGGCGGCGGTGACCAGCGAGTCCCGACCCGTCCAGGGGTGCCGGTCGCTACCCCTGGGGTCGATGAGGTACCTGGCCTGCGCCAGTCCCGGGTTCGTGGCCAGGCACCTGAGGGACGGCTCGCCCACGACCGCGCTGGGCCGAGCCCCCATCGTGGACTTCGACCGAAGCGACGCCCACCAGAACCACCACTATCGACGGCTGGCCCGACGCGAACCGACCGGACCCCGCCACTTCGTGCCCAGCTCCCACGACCACGTCAGGGCGATCGCCGCGGGGTTGGGCTGGGGCCTGGTCCCCGAGCGGCTGGCCACCCCCTGGTTGGTCTCCGGTGAGCTCGCCCAGGTCTCCCCCGACCACCCGCTCGACGTCCCCCTGTTCTGGCAGCACTGGAGACTCCAGTCCCCCGACCTCGACTCCCTCACCGCCGCGGTGCTCGAGACGGCCCGGGCGGAACTGCAGGCCCGATAACCCGAGTGTCAGCGGTGTCCGGCTGGACCGGCGACCGGTGTCCGGCGGGAACGGAGACCGGCGGTCCGACGGTCCGGCGGCCGACCCGGTCTGGGACCATGAGTCCGTGAGTACCGCTGACGCCCCCGGACCCAGACTCGTCGTG
This Dietzia psychralcaliphila DNA region includes the following protein-coding sequences:
- a CDS encoding LysE/ArgO family amino acid transporter, which gives rise to MTTTSTLLMGAGMGLGLIAAVGAQNAYILQRSIRGDVAMVPIVMFCILSEAILILLGVAGVGVLVESAPAAITVMTWFGVVFLLAYGAVAATRAIRPGGGLAVDDDARIPSTLGAVAACAAFTWLNPHAYLDSVVFLGTLANQQAGDLRWVFAAGAFLAGTAWFMLIGFGGRALRGVFARPGAWRVLDAGIAVMMVALAVGLIRG
- a CDS encoding LysR family transcriptional regulator ArgP encodes the protein MHALHLDQLRTLAAVVDLGSFDAAATQLHITQSAVSQRIRALEDSAGRILVRRDRPVTATESGETVLRTARQMLHLEESLSREFDGPDTPAGHVVLAVACNSDSLATWFLDAMTEVHSSGRVVFDLRREDESLSSDLLRRGEVMAAVTSESRPVQGCRSLPLGSMRYLACASPGFVARHLRDGSPTTALGRAPIVDFDRSDAHQNHHYRRLARREPTGPRHFVPSSHDHVRAIAAGLGWGLVPERLATPWLVSGELAQVSPDHPLDVPLFWQHWRLQSPDLDSLTAAVLETARAELQAR